In a genomic window of Mycolicibacter heraklionensis:
- a CDS encoding DUF2613 domain-containing protein yields the protein MPRFVVPAAISIVVGVLLGAAAVFGVTLMVQQDTKPQIAGGDPASSVLNRVEYGNRG from the coding sequence ATGCCTCGGTTCGTGGTGCCGGCCGCCATAAGCATCGTCGTGGGGGTGTTGCTGGGTGCGGCGGCCGTCTTCGGGGTCACGCTGATGGTGCAGCAAGACACCAAGCCGCAGATCGCCGGAGGCGACCCGGCGTCCTCGGTGCTGAACAGGGTGGAATACGGCAACCGCGGCTGA
- a CDS encoding glycoside hydrolase family 3 N-terminal domain-containing protein has product MPGSLTRQLPGLLLAAAVLPALVTSCSHRDETPAPASEAAPSDTTVAAPPVDPVCEQVSALSVRDKLAQLVMVGVRDAADARAVVTDHHVGGIFIGSWTELSLLTDGSLKEIKESQAPTGPLPLAVSVDEEGGRVSRLSSLIGKSPSAKELAQTSSAAQVRELAAERGRKMADLGITVDFAPVVDVVDSDTDDDTVIGDRSFGSDPAKVTEYAGAYAQGLRDAGLLPVLKHFPGHGHGSGDSHTAGAVVTPSLTQLQDNDLVPYRTLVTQAPVAVMMGHLEVPGLTEDPASLSPAAVKLLRTGTDYHGPAFDGPVFSDDLSSMAAITEHYGVAEAVLRSLAAGVDIALWVTTDEVPAVLDRLEQAVSAGELKQEAVDASLARVAAVKLPGTRCHG; this is encoded by the coding sequence ATGCCTGGATCGCTGACTCGACAACTGCCCGGTCTGCTGCTTGCCGCCGCGGTGCTGCCGGCGCTCGTCACGTCGTGCTCGCACCGTGACGAGACGCCCGCGCCGGCGTCGGAGGCCGCACCGTCGGACACCACTGTTGCCGCGCCGCCGGTGGACCCGGTGTGTGAGCAGGTGTCGGCCCTGTCGGTCCGCGACAAGCTGGCGCAGCTGGTGATGGTGGGCGTCCGCGACGCAGCGGATGCACGCGCGGTGGTCACCGATCACCACGTCGGCGGCATCTTCATCGGCAGCTGGACCGAGCTGTCCCTGCTCACCGATGGGTCGTTGAAGGAGATCAAGGAAAGCCAAGCGCCCACCGGCCCGCTGCCGCTGGCGGTCAGCGTGGACGAGGAGGGCGGCCGAGTGTCGCGGCTGTCGTCGCTGATCGGGAAGTCGCCGTCGGCGAAGGAGCTGGCGCAGACCAGCAGCGCCGCGCAAGTACGTGAGCTGGCCGCCGAGCGGGGCCGCAAGATGGCTGACCTGGGCATCACCGTCGACTTCGCGCCGGTTGTCGACGTGGTGGACTCCGACACCGACGACGACACCGTGATCGGTGACCGTTCGTTCGGGTCGGACCCGGCCAAGGTCACCGAGTACGCCGGCGCGTACGCGCAGGGTCTGCGTGACGCCGGGCTGCTGCCGGTGCTCAAGCACTTCCCCGGTCACGGCCACGGTTCCGGTGACTCGCACACCGCCGGTGCGGTGGTCACCCCGTCCCTGACGCAGTTGCAGGACAACGACTTGGTGCCCTACCGCACCCTGGTCACCCAGGCGCCGGTGGCGGTGATGATGGGCCACCTGGAAGTGCCCGGGCTGACCGAGGATCCCGCCAGCCTGAGCCCGGCGGCGGTCAAGCTGCTGCGCACCGGTACCGACTATCACGGCCCGGCGTTCGACGGCCCGGTGTTCAGCGACGACCTGTCTTCGATGGCGGCGATCACCGAGCACTACGGGGTCGCCGAAGCGGTGCTGCGCAGCCTTGCGGCCGGTGTCGACATCGCGTTGTGGGTCACCACCGACGAGGTTCCGGCGGTGCTGGACAGGCTGGAGCAGGCGGTGTCCGCCGGTGAGCTGAAGCAGGAGGCCGTCGACGCCTCGCTGGCGCGGGTGGCCGCGGTCAAGTTGCCCGGTACGCGCTGCCACGGCTGA
- a CDS encoding TetR/AcrR family transcriptional regulator yields MAAGSKRLPRAVREQQMLDAAVQMFSVNGYHETSMDSIAAAAQISKPMLYLYYGSKEELFGACLDRELRRFVESVRTEIDFQQPPKDMLRNTIRAFLRYIDANRASWIVMYTQATSSQAFAHTVREGRERIIELVGRLLRAGTRKPEPGVDFELMAVALVGAGEAIASRVSTGDTGVDEAGELMIDLFWRGLKEAPGGRDGADAAAAG; encoded by the coding sequence ATGGCAGCTGGTAGCAAGCGATTACCGCGGGCCGTGCGCGAACAGCAGATGCTCGACGCTGCGGTGCAGATGTTCTCGGTCAACGGCTACCACGAGACCTCGATGGATTCGATCGCCGCGGCCGCGCAGATCTCCAAGCCGATGCTCTACCTGTACTACGGCTCCAAAGAAGAATTGTTCGGGGCGTGCCTGGACCGCGAACTGCGCCGGTTCGTCGAGTCGGTACGCACCGAGATCGACTTTCAGCAGCCCCCGAAAGACATGCTGCGCAATACGATTCGGGCGTTCTTGCGCTACATCGATGCCAACCGGGCGTCGTGGATCGTGATGTACACCCAGGCCACCAGTTCGCAGGCGTTCGCCCACACCGTGCGCGAGGGCCGCGAGCGGATCATCGAGCTGGTCGGCCGGTTGCTGCGGGCCGGCACACGTAAGCCGGAACCGGGCGTCGACTTCGAGTTGATGGCGGTCGCGCTGGTGGGCGCCGGCGAGGCGATCGCCAGCCGGGTCAGCACCGGTGACACCGGCGTGGACGAAGCCGGCGAGCTGATGATCGACCTGTTCTGGCGCGGCCTCAAGGAAGCGCCCGGCGGCCGCGACGGCGCCGACGCCGCCGCGGCCGGGTGA
- a CDS encoding PE-PPE domain-containing protein, whose product MNNTKFRSLGAVSLAITGAVALGVLPALQPTWTIGAKTVLAQAKLLDTEAWIMGGSGLPIPPQSYMDALFARYIDPTTPFFPGQPSYPVDATNPLFTPEGLYPNSGVKSLELDPSIAQGVTILHDTINKQIAEGNNLVVLGYSQSTTISTIVMRDLLALPPDQQPTADQLSFVLLGAPNNPNGGLFERFDVLTDGSYPTIPSLGITFNGAIPDDAPWATSVYTLEYDGYADFPKYPINFLADLNAVLGIIYEHTIYPSLTPEQLATAIEMPMSEDYTGNAQYFMIPSEILPLLMPLQSIPVIGQPIYDLLEPSMRVLVDLGYGSTTEGWSAGPADVAVPFELFPTDLNWGEVLTALGNGAQEGWNAFVNDLSNLSFPSAADFLGPSAGDVTSFALPSLSELANAVSSIAAQAYATLLPTADILNALLTTAPAYAFEVFAQELSQGDIVDAIGLPVAGLVGLGTLAAGFEYLALNGAVAGITATIQDLFTA is encoded by the coding sequence GTGAATAACACGAAGTTTCGTTCGCTGGGTGCCGTGTCGTTGGCGATCACCGGGGCCGTCGCCCTGGGTGTCTTACCGGCACTGCAACCGACGTGGACCATCGGGGCCAAAACCGTGCTCGCCCAGGCGAAGTTGCTGGACACCGAGGCGTGGATCATGGGCGGCAGCGGCCTGCCGATCCCGCCCCAGAGCTACATGGACGCGCTCTTCGCCCGCTACATCGACCCCACCACCCCGTTCTTCCCGGGCCAGCCCAGCTACCCGGTGGATGCGACGAACCCCCTGTTCACGCCGGAAGGCCTCTACCCCAACAGCGGCGTCAAGAGCCTGGAACTGGATCCGTCGATCGCCCAGGGCGTCACCATCCTGCACGACACGATCAACAAGCAGATCGCTGAGGGGAACAACCTCGTCGTACTGGGCTACTCGCAGAGCACCACCATTTCCACCATCGTGATGCGCGACCTGTTGGCGCTGCCTCCCGACCAACAGCCGACCGCCGACCAACTCTCCTTCGTGCTGCTGGGTGCCCCCAACAATCCCAATGGCGGCCTGTTCGAGCGCTTCGATGTGTTGACCGATGGCAGCTACCCGACCATCCCGAGCCTGGGCATCACGTTCAACGGCGCCATCCCGGACGACGCCCCGTGGGCTACCAGCGTCTACACCCTGGAATACGACGGCTATGCCGACTTCCCGAAGTACCCGATCAATTTCCTGGCCGACCTCAACGCTGTCCTGGGCATCATCTACGAGCACACGATCTACCCGAGCCTGACCCCCGAACAGCTGGCGACGGCCATCGAAATGCCGATGAGCGAGGATTACACCGGAAACGCCCAGTACTTCATGATTCCCAGCGAGATACTGCCGCTGTTGATGCCGCTGCAGTCGATCCCGGTCATCGGTCAGCCGATCTACGACCTCCTGGAACCGAGCATGCGGGTCCTGGTAGACCTCGGCTACGGCAGCACCACCGAAGGCTGGTCCGCCGGCCCGGCCGATGTGGCGGTGCCGTTCGAGTTGTTCCCGACCGACCTCAACTGGGGTGAGGTTCTGACGGCGCTGGGCAATGGGGCACAGGAGGGCTGGAATGCCTTCGTCAACGACCTGTCGAACCTGTCCTTCCCCAGTGCAGCCGATTTCCTGGGCCCCTCGGCGGGCGACGTCACGTCGTTCGCGTTGCCCAGCCTCAGCGAACTCGCCAACGCGGTCAGCAGCATCGCCGCGCAGGCTTACGCCACGCTGCTGCCGACCGCCGACATCCTCAACGCCCTGCTGACCACCGCACCGGCGTATGCCTTCGAGGTGTTCGCCCAGGAACTCTCCCAGGGCGACATCGTCGACGCCATCGGCCTGCCGGTTGCCGGCCTTGTCGGATTGGGCACGCTGGCAGCCGGTTTCGAGTACCTGGCACTCAACGGCGCGGTCGCAGGCATCACCGCGACCATCCAGGATCTCTTCACGGCCTGA